A window of Methanolobus sediminis contains these coding sequences:
- a CDS encoding class I SAM-dependent methyltransferase → MDYRTIDWNDVWKDLMSAQKTSNKEVENNLWNRKDNAERFWKRTQEFSDRTRLTLEELPLTPQSRVLDIGAGPGRLSIPVAERVAHVTAVEPAEGMRKLLLDNVAEKGITNLECVSKRWEDIDVGNDLNGPYDIVIASFSLGMPDIREAIQKMEKASSRHIYLYWFAGTSPWEEHSINLWSYLYGTNYTCGPKCDVLYNVLYDMGIYPDMQVFPMEYTNNFASMDEAMDFFRSRYAIETPEQEAILYNYLRDELSWENGSISERADSTRVRICWEKKQNN, encoded by the coding sequence ATGGATTACAGAACGATAGACTGGAACGATGTCTGGAAGGATCTTATGAGTGCACAGAAGACATCGAACAAAGAAGTCGAGAATAACCTTTGGAACAGGAAGGATAATGCCGAAAGATTCTGGAAAAGAACTCAGGAATTCTCTGACAGAACAAGACTTACTCTTGAAGAGCTCCCTCTTACACCGCAGTCCAGAGTACTGGACATTGGTGCAGGGCCCGGAAGACTTTCAATACCTGTTGCAGAAAGAGTTGCACATGTAACTGCTGTGGAACCTGCTGAAGGCATGAGAAAACTGCTGCTTGATAATGTTGCTGAAAAAGGAATAACTAACCTGGAATGCGTCAGCAAACGCTGGGAAGATATTGATGTAGGGAATGACCTCAATGGTCCTTATGACATTGTTATTGCTTCTTTCTCTCTTGGTATGCCGGATATAAGAGAGGCAATTCAAAAAATGGAGAAGGCTTCTTCCAGGCATATTTACCTCTACTGGTTTGCAGGAACCAGTCCATGGGAAGAACATTCGATAAACCTCTGGTCATATCTATATGGAACCAACTATACATGTGGTCCAAAATGCGATGTATTGTACAACGTTCTCTACGACATGGGAATATATCCTGATATGCAGGTCTTCCCTATGGAATATACTAACAATTTTGCATCTATGGATGAAGCCATGGATTTCTTCAGATCAAGATATGCAATTGAGACACCTGAGCAGGAGGCTATTCTTTATAATTATCTCAGGGACGAGCTCTCATGGGAAAATGGCAGCATTTCTGAAAGAGCCGATTCAACACGCGTGCGGATCTGCTGGGAAAAGAAACAGAACAACTAG
- a CDS encoding S-layer protein domain-containing protein, translated as MKKIVKIMLVLSVLMTMLIVPVSAEDVTYTIRSIVYDNTESSTEAGDFYWDANTFSGFLYMIKPGLSSELLYLHNSVNASNTIQLGDTIEEGDLYYISKPQKKKTKIAGSDDSGTFMVDDVDLEFYYLMGFFGPKYVVMPEDPSAPSQGCKPDKIAKILLESDDKKNVASGEVWELAGCWTLVVDQVDVEGEKVWVHLNYKGEEIDSGVISSSADLTNMEKTYLYKDSDDYPVFYCTVESVFSGTDTNFAVFKYAYLRGDLTTIENGDTYGIFDVEGFEVPALMNDTNYAGSNDQTVLNTGDDAVVLSSNKAVTLNPDEQIDLHGGLYLKTESGNCLKMTLWKTCTIKVDNTAEEENPTEENDDIVVVDLAEDSTEKEENTVSSTQDETEVQTDEETEEEFTVESSVSAPGFELLLGFVGLMGASVIRK; from the coding sequence ATGAAAAAAATTGTAAAAATAATGCTTGTATTGTCGGTTCTAATGACAATGCTCATTGTACCGGTAAGTGCAGAGGACGTAACTTACACTATTCGAAGCATCGTATATGACAACACAGAATCATCAACTGAAGCAGGTGATTTTTACTGGGATGCAAATACCTTTTCAGGATTCCTTTATATGATAAAACCTGGACTTTCCAGTGAACTTCTGTATCTTCACAACAGTGTTAACGCTTCTAACACAATTCAGCTTGGAGATACCATTGAAGAAGGTGACCTTTACTACATAAGTAAACCTCAGAAGAAGAAGACAAAGATAGCAGGTTCAGATGATAGTGGCACATTCATGGTTGATGATGTTGACCTTGAATTCTATTATCTTATGGGTTTCTTCGGTCCCAAGTATGTTGTAATGCCAGAAGACCCTTCAGCCCCTTCACAGGGATGCAAGCCTGACAAGATCGCTAAGATCCTGTTGGAAAGTGATGACAAGAAAAACGTGGCCTCTGGAGAGGTGTGGGAACTTGCAGGCTGTTGGACACTGGTTGTAGACCAGGTCGATGTTGAAGGAGAAAAAGTATGGGTACATCTGAACTATAAAGGAGAGGAAATTGACAGTGGAGTGATAAGTTCATCTGCGGATTTGACCAATATGGAAAAAACCTATCTCTACAAAGACAGCGATGATTATCCAGTATTCTACTGTACTGTTGAATCTGTCTTCAGTGGTACTGACACAAACTTTGCAGTTTTCAAATATGCATACCTCCGGGGAGATCTTACAACTATTGAAAACGGTGATACCTATGGCATTTTTGATGTTGAAGGGTTTGAAGTTCCTGCTCTTATGAATGACACTAATTACGCAGGCAGCAATGACCAAACTGTACTGAATACAGGCGATGATGCTGTTGTACTTTCCAGCAATAAAGCGGTGACATTAAATCCTGATGAACAGATTGATCTTCATGGTGGACTTTACCTTAAAACAGAAAGTGGAAATTGCCTAAAAATGACTCTCTGGAAGACCTGCACAATAAAGGTGGATAATACAGCGGAAGAAGAAAATCCTACAGAAGAGAACGATGATATTGTTGTTGTAGATCTTGCTGAAGATAGCACAGAAAAAGAGGAGAATACCGTTTCAAGTACACAGGATGAAACAGAAGTCCAGACAGATGAAGAAACAGAAGAAGAATTTACAGTAGAGAGCTCAGTCAGTGCTCCGGGCTTTGAACTTCTATTGGGTTTTGTTGGGCTGATGGGCGCATCAGTAATTAGAAAGTAA
- a CDS encoding sugar-specific transcriptional regulator TrmB: MTTVVQTTVVKNGGLIVPTIMETLKQEENTRNTIDDELIAWVLDVDRRMVLTESMKKHTILKASFIAQETNRSVQNISHALKEFKDHGFVMCINPEKSTWKRYTITDNGRKLLEKLDSIRIYPN, translated from the coding sequence TTGACAACAGTTGTTCAAACAACTGTTGTAAAAAACGGAGGACTCATCGTGCCAACAATAATGGAGACTTTAAAACAGGAAGAAAATACCAGGAACACCATCGATGACGAACTTATCGCATGGGTACTTGACGTTGATAGAAGAATGGTTCTGACAGAATCTATGAAGAAGCACACGATCCTGAAGGCATCATTCATAGCTCAGGAAACGAACAGATCTGTGCAGAACATCAGTCATGCACTTAAAGAATTCAAAGATCATGGATTCGTTATGTGTATCAATCCTGAAAAATCAACATGGAAGAGGTATACAATTACCGATAATGGAAGAAAATTACTGGAAAAACTTGACAGTATCCGTATTTATCCAAACTAA
- a CDS encoding MarR family winged helix-turn-helix transcriptional regulator — protein MKEITLGAYISMAYRSHFVRINNQMKELGLSSGQFHVLMVLSDYQGVTQDFLAGSLLIDKGTVARAVNILEQNGIVRRIQDENNRRAVLVYLTEKGEELIPQVEKIDREWEEAAYTGFTQEERKQAKSFLRKIAQNSYANAYEKGDRKWKEFPLKDQ, from the coding sequence ATGAAAGAAATAACCCTCGGGGCATACATCTCAATGGCATATCGCAGTCATTTTGTGAGAATAAACAACCAGATGAAAGAACTTGGTCTCTCATCAGGCCAGTTCCATGTACTCATGGTACTTTCCGACTATCAGGGTGTCACGCAGGATTTCCTTGCAGGATCACTGCTCATTGACAAAGGAACGGTTGCCAGAGCAGTGAATATTCTTGAACAAAATGGAATTGTCAGACGTATCCAGGATGAGAATAACCGCAGGGCTGTACTTGTTTATCTTACTGAGAAAGGTGAAGAACTTATTCCTCAGGTGGAAAAAATAGACAGAGAATGGGAAGAAGCTGCATACACTGGATTTACGCAAGAAGAAAGGAAACAGGCAAAATCGTTTCTTCGTAAGATCGCACAAAACAGCTATGCAAATGCTTACGAAAAAGGTGACAGAAAATGGAAGGAATTCCCTCTGAAAGACCAGTAA
- a CDS encoding ABC transporter ATP-binding protein, whose product MIKVKNLKRYYGSGSTTVKALNGVSFEIKKGEFVAIMGASGSGKTTILRILALLDDATDGEYTIRGLKVSSLPEAERSYYRLTQVGYVFQDYALINEMTAAENVYILSMMEGKSKKESYKVALEALDKVGLKDKHDRIPDELSGGEKQRVAIARAIAKKPDIMFADEPCANLDTRNSEQVLDVFKDLNDNYGQTIVMVTHEPWHVKYVDRVITFKDGVMVSDEWMEDR is encoded by the coding sequence ATGATCAAGGTAAAGAACCTCAAAAGGTATTATGGTTCAGGCAGTACTACTGTTAAAGCTCTTAATGGTGTTTCTTTCGAAATTAAAAAAGGTGAGTTTGTAGCTATTATGGGGGCATCCGGCAGCGGGAAAACCACCATACTGAGAATCCTGGCACTACTTGATGATGCAACGGATGGTGAATATACTATCCGGGGCCTGAAAGTCTCCAGTCTGCCTGAAGCGGAGCGGAGCTATTACCGGCTGACACAGGTTGGTTATGTGTTCCAGGACTACGCCCTTATCAACGAAATGACCGCCGCAGAAAATGTGTACATTCTTTCCATGATGGAAGGAAAGTCAAAAAAGGAATCCTATAAGGTTGCCCTTGAAGCACTGGACAAGGTTGGTCTTAAGGACAAACATGACAGGATTCCAGATGAGTTATCAGGCGGGGAAAAGCAAAGGGTGGCCATTGCAAGGGCCATAGCCAAAAAACCTGACATAATGTTTGCCGATGAGCCCTGTGCAAACCTTGATACCAGGAACTCGGAACAGGTACTGGATGTGTTCAAGGATCTGAATGACAATTACGGCCAGACCATTGTGATGGTAACGCACGAACCCTGGCATGTGAAGTATGTTGACAGGGTGATTACCTTCAAAGATGGGGTTATGGTCAGTGATGAGTGGATGGAAGATAGATAA
- a CDS encoding NAD(P)/FAD-dependent oxidoreductase, whose product MNREINILGGGISGLACAIILRKNGYDVNIYEKKQVTGKRFNSDWQGIENWSEETDVLDELKSFGIDLSFDYVPVSELDLHYSDKIRTLTGDNACYLVKRGTADDCLDTCLLNQARNLGVKIHYGTKPDDSKPIHVVATGPEKGNIFAKGIKFHTNSPDNYHMAFGDDIAKGFYSYLLIKNGEATIATVFDNKNLHDSEDFLSNTIAYFSDYYNPDEVNSGRKFGGYGYFEIRKTLYDDNGAMFIGEAGGLQDYLWGFGMRYAFQSANLAARSIMTGESYDNLIRENLHQKLKHSQRNRKLFEILGPLAYPLAYHLFNRSKDPLKLLNMVYR is encoded by the coding sequence ATGAATAGAGAAATAAACATTCTCGGTGGAGGTATCAGCGGTCTTGCTTGTGCAATCATTCTTCGCAAAAACGGATATGATGTTAATATCTATGAGAAAAAGCAAGTCACTGGTAAAAGATTTAACAGTGACTGGCAGGGAATAGAGAACTGGTCCGAAGAAACTGATGTACTTGATGAACTAAAGTCATTCGGAATTGACCTTTCTTTTGATTATGTTCCCGTTTCTGAGCTTGACCTTCACTATTCTGATAAGATACGCACCCTCACAGGCGATAATGCCTGTTATCTTGTTAAACGCGGCACAGCCGACGACTGTCTGGATACATGTCTGCTAAATCAGGCCAGGAATCTGGGAGTTAAGATCCACTATGGTACAAAGCCTGATGACAGCAAACCTATTCATGTGGTTGCAACAGGCCCTGAAAAAGGGAATATATTTGCAAAAGGTATCAAATTCCACACCAACAGTCCTGATAATTACCATATGGCATTTGGCGATGATATTGCAAAAGGTTTCTATTCATATCTGCTGATCAAGAATGGAGAAGCGACTATTGCAACGGTCTTTGACAATAAGAACCTGCATGATTCCGAGGATTTCCTAAGTAACACCATTGCCTATTTTTCAGACTATTACAACCCCGATGAAGTAAACTCCGGCAGGAAGTTCGGAGGCTACGGATATTTTGAGATCAGAAAAACCCTCTATGATGATAACGGTGCAATGTTCATAGGCGAAGCAGGCGGTCTTCAGGATTACCTGTGGGGATTTGGCATGAGATATGCATTCCAGAGTGCCAACTTAGCTGCAAGAAGCATCATGACCGGAGAGTCCTATGATAATCTGATAAGGGAAAATCTCCACCAAAAATTGAAGCACTCACAGAGAAACAGGAAACTCTTTGAGATACTGGGCCCTCTGGCATATCCACTGGCATATCATTTGTTTAACAGGAGCAAGGACCCGCTGAAGCTTTTGAATATGGTGTATAGGTGA
- a CDS encoding ABC transporter permease gives MIDDIRVGVLIAGSTIKRGNKKTLLFIVFVLSLIFMNLVFLPSMIGGMTVLFTGIMQDYPYGDIVIEPTGDNTYINDADNVLQKVRAVEGVRAATKRLDVGASIEQKQNVVGATVTGVVPTEEYEISQYPYIIKEGDFLGELSRDEIIIGSIISGTSTTFGEIYDDLGEVRVGSLVDVTYSNGVQRTYKVKGIMEGNFELVDLNAMVHYKEIEDVYGLDKGKATSVVVRIDEPGTEDEMKAKIREAGVNEQVFTWADKSETLIRQALQSLGAIDVMSKFVGLIVGAALILIIIYINILNRKKEIGILKAVGVTPRSIVLSYAFLSMFYVSLGIFAGLILYLSLMFYFQANPVTFYETMQIRPQIDVMLVIQSIVTMLTLSVIAGTLPAWSVSKESILKAIWGR, from the coding sequence ATGATAGATGATATCAGGGTTGGAGTTCTCATTGCAGGCAGCACCATAAAGCGAGGAAACAAAAAGACACTTTTATTCATTGTCTTTGTTCTTTCTCTCATTTTTATGAACCTGGTATTCCTTCCGTCAATGATAGGAGGAATGACCGTCCTCTTTACCGGTATCATGCAGGACTACCCCTACGGGGATATTGTGATCGAACCAACTGGTGATAACACTTACATCAACGATGCCGATAATGTCCTGCAGAAGGTCCGTGCTGTGGAAGGTGTGAGGGCTGCAACCAAAAGACTGGATGTGGGAGCATCTATCGAACAGAAACAGAATGTTGTGGGAGCGACTGTGACAGGTGTGGTTCCCACAGAAGAATATGAGATCTCACAATATCCGTACATTATCAAAGAAGGGGATTTTCTGGGAGAACTTTCCCGGGATGAGATTATCATTGGTTCTATTATCTCAGGTACAAGTACAACATTTGGTGAGATCTATGATGATCTGGGTGAAGTCAGAGTAGGATCTCTTGTTGATGTAACATATAGCAATGGTGTGCAAAGGACCTATAAGGTCAAAGGTATCATGGAAGGTAATTTCGAACTTGTGGACCTGAATGCTATGGTTCATTACAAGGAGATAGAAGATGTATACGGTCTGGATAAGGGCAAAGCTACCAGTGTGGTTGTAAGGATCGATGAGCCGGGCACTGAAGATGAAATGAAGGCCAAGATAAGGGAAGCGGGAGTGAACGAGCAGGTCTTCACATGGGCTGATAAATCGGAGACACTTATCAGGCAGGCACTTCAAAGCCTGGGTGCCATTGATGTCATGTCAAAGTTCGTAGGGCTTATCGTGGGTGCAGCATTGATACTTATTATAATCTACATCAATATACTGAACAGGAAAAAAGAGATAGGAATACTGAAGGCTGTAGGTGTAACTCCAAGATCTATAGTGTTGTCATATGCTTTCCTCAGTATGTTCTATGTTTCCCTGGGAATCTTTGCCGGGCTGATACTGTACCTGTCACTGATGTTCTATTTCCAGGCAAATCCGGTGACTTTCTACGAAACCATGCAGATAAGACCTCAGATCGATGTAATGCTGGTCATCCAGAGTATTGTTACCATGCTTACTCTGTCAGTGATAGCCGGAACGTTGCCTGCATGGAGTGTGTCAAAGGAGAGTATACTGAAAGCCATATGGGGACGCTGA
- a CDS encoding COG1361 S-layer family protein has protein sequence MNQRNGFACLLMLILVIVLAGVPTVQAESSGDECLRAVVEDISPSSVGRDEEFTVGISLENCGTQVPEDITFAIISIPPDIIVIEDLVAYIPQFVYQNSERQLRYHMRTTPDAIPGPHIIKMKLTYGNDDVKRTEYYEVEVVVTGEHAEPRISSISTDPEYIYEGDTVDLDLEIENFGDSIAKSVVVNLNHGFKGITSSTIGAIAPEGKQTALFKFKANNSGTFDIPVIIEYEDDYGIQKDEYNIKITVLDRKSSLNLASVKVNPVLPQIDDTVELTMRIENSGDRTINSIRVYADHPFQGLKESFIGTLDPDEDGPAVITFVADQSGEFEIPVTITYIDDFGEEQVETKVNVIIMEQDDGSGTIIIVLLLLAVIGGLAYNNYRTKKSKDDIIKQLMEGGSSSAEDSEE, from the coding sequence ATGAATCAGAGGAATGGATTCGCATGTTTGTTAATGCTGATACTGGTAATTGTTCTGGCAGGAGTTCCCACCGTTCAGGCAGAGTCTTCAGGTGATGAATGCCTTAGGGCGGTGGTGGAAGATATAAGTCCGAGTTCAGTAGGCAGGGATGAGGAATTCACGGTGGGAATAAGCCTTGAGAATTGCGGTACCCAGGTCCCTGAGGATATTACGTTTGCAATCATCAGCATCCCACCGGATATCATAGTAATTGAGGACCTTGTAGCCTATATTCCTCAATTTGTATACCAGAATAGTGAAAGGCAGTTGAGGTACCACATGCGAACAACTCCTGATGCCATCCCTGGTCCTCACATCATTAAAATGAAGCTGACATACGGAAATGATGATGTAAAAAGGACAGAATACTATGAAGTCGAAGTAGTGGTGACAGGCGAGCATGCAGAGCCAAGAATATCATCCATCAGCACCGATCCGGAATATATCTATGAGGGAGATACGGTTGACCTGGACCTTGAGATCGAGAATTTTGGTGACTCCATAGCAAAATCCGTAGTAGTTAATCTGAATCATGGATTCAAAGGCATCACAAGTTCTACAATTGGTGCTATTGCACCAGAGGGAAAGCAAACCGCACTTTTCAAGTTCAAGGCAAACAACTCAGGAACCTTTGATATCCCCGTCATCATAGAATATGAAGATGATTACGGCATCCAGAAAGATGAATATAATATTAAGATAACCGTGCTTGACAGGAAAAGCAGCCTGAACCTTGCATCCGTAAAGGTCAATCCGGTTCTTCCTCAAATAGATGATACCGTGGAACTTACCATGAGGATCGAGAACTCTGGTGACAGGACCATCAACTCGATACGGGTCTATGCAGACCATCCATTCCAGGGACTAAAAGAATCATTTATCGGAACTCTTGATCCTGATGAGGATGGACCTGCTGTTATTACTTTTGTGGCTGATCAGTCTGGAGAGTTCGAGATTCCTGTGACCATCACGTATATTGATGATTTCGGTGAGGAACAGGTCGAGACGAAGGTCAATGTCATAATAATGGAACAGGATGACGGTTCAGGAACAATTATTATTGTATTGTTGCTTCTGGCTGTAATCGGTGGACTGGCCTACAACAATTACAGAACGAAAAAGTCAAAGGACGATATCATCAAGCAGCTAATGGAAGGCGGTAGCAGCTCCGCTGAGGACTCAGAAGAATAG
- a CDS encoding sensor histidine kinase — translation MLDIKTLFFVVFLIQAFLTLVLFLYWKTQKTYQGFFEWILALFIISVTTFIFSFSDFLPDILTIPTGTLSILYIVLMLDALKLFFTKRRLRREIYLISVLSIIIFYYFTEYVENAMIRNIIVLVSTIIVISLIINVLLTKPKSGERYFSRFMLLGYVLLMFTIILRLLEWFQIPASRNLFSSSTFNILLLLAILVAILTIHLSFILLNFQRTAQELYEAKIEAQNIADRYSLAASSARAGLWHMDLKTGIVHWDDSLEKLLGSEIDVKTKLLEIWNSFEIVKEYESNPEKKCSQSVDSTLLTTEFTLHHKKEGLLHFMVHAHIVSNDANSCIVIGLIYDDTPLRKTENALKETNKKLNLLNSITRHDILNMVNGVNGFAAILMSQLDDPIMRENAENIAKCGVMIQHLISFTEHYQNLGAKEPLWQDICFLLEDDEIKSITEGKILKSPEPGIQIYADWMLKKVLYNLIENSLRHGGDVSSFSFSYDFSKDGLAVVYQDDGIGIPEENKAKIFEKDYGKNTGLGLFFCREVLEITGLKIHENGVYGKGARFEIIVPVGSFREVNQHID, via the coding sequence ATGCTAGATATCAAAACGTTATTTTTTGTTGTATTCTTAATTCAAGCCTTTTTAACATTAGTTTTATTTTTGTATTGGAAAACACAAAAAACTTATCAAGGATTTTTTGAATGGATACTGGCGCTTTTTATAATATCAGTGACAACATTTATTTTTTCATTTAGTGATTTTTTACCAGATATTCTAACAATTCCAACTGGTACACTTTCAATATTATATATTGTCTTAATGCTAGATGCGCTAAAGCTCTTTTTCACAAAACGTAGATTACGCCGTGAAATATATTTGATTTCTGTTCTTTCTATAATTATATTTTATTACTTCACAGAATATGTCGAAAATGCTATGATTCGTAACATAATTGTTTTAGTGTCAACCATTATAGTAATATCTCTGATAATAAACGTTCTTTTAACAAAGCCAAAATCAGGTGAAAGATATTTTTCAAGATTCATGCTACTAGGTTATGTTCTCCTGATGTTTACAATTATACTGAGACTTTTAGAGTGGTTTCAGATTCCTGCAAGTCGTAATCTATTCTCTTCGTCAACATTTAACATACTTCTATTGCTCGCTATTTTAGTAGCTATTCTTACTATACATTTATCATTTATTCTCCTTAACTTTCAGAGAACAGCACAGGAACTTTATGAAGCAAAGATTGAAGCCCAGAATATTGCCGACCGCTATTCTCTTGCTGCGAGTTCTGCAAGAGCAGGTCTCTGGCATATGGATTTGAAAACAGGTATAGTTCATTGGGATGATTCTCTTGAAAAGTTACTCGGTTCTGAAATTGATGTAAAGACTAAATTGCTTGAAATATGGAATTCATTCGAAATTGTAAAGGAATACGAGTCAAATCCTGAAAAAAAATGTAGTCAAAGTGTAGATAGTACCCTTTTGACTACAGAGTTCACCCTTCATCATAAAAAAGAGGGGTTACTTCATTTTATGGTTCATGCTCATATTGTATCCAATGATGCGAATTCTTGTATTGTAATTGGACTCATCTATGATGATACTCCTCTGCGCAAGACAGAGAATGCACTTAAAGAGACAAACAAGAAATTAAATCTACTGAACAGTATAACTCGTCATGATATCCTGAACATGGTCAATGGGGTAAATGGCTTTGCAGCAATACTTATGAGCCAACTCGATGATCCGATAATGAGAGAAAATGCCGAGAACATTGCTAAATGTGGTGTGATGATTCAGCATTTGATATCATTCACAGAACATTATCAGAATCTTGGAGCCAAAGAACCCCTATGGCAGGATATTTGCTTTTTGTTAGAGGATGATGAAATCAAATCCATTACAGAAGGCAAAATATTAAAATCTCCAGAACCAGGCATTCAAATCTATGCTGATTGGATGCTTAAGAAAGTCCTCTACAATCTAATAGAGAACTCACTGAGACATGGAGGAGATGTTAGTTCGTTTTCATTCTCATATGATTTCTCAAAAGATGGACTTGCCGTAGTATATCAGGACGATGGCATTGGTATTCCTGAAGAAAATAAAGCTAAAATCTTTGAAAAGGACTACGGAAAGAATACAGGGCTGGGTCTTTTCTTCTGTAGAGAAGTACTGGAGATAACCGGTCTGAAAATTCATGAAAATGGTGTTTATGGAAAGGGTGCCAGATTCGAGATCATTGTACCTGTTGGTTCATTCAGGGAAGTTAATCAACATATCGATTAA
- a CDS encoding MFS transporter has translation MEGIPSERPVTGQKSKQKSQRYETLKLIVILSASMLTIMGSAAVAPALPEMLEFFTDVPDAGLLVSMVVTLPALGIIISSPFIGILADKYSRKNMLMIALAIFAIIGATGAVLNSLYLILAFRVLLGIGIAGMTICATALLADNYSGAELKKKIGLQSACMGFGAVILEVAGGALADISWHAPFYIYLIALLIIPGAFISIKDSKKDSPQGQNEHKHVDIQGKQKQLPLKSIALIYVATFTLMVLFFSVPTKLPFVLDEKGITSALIIGALISIPGLFGTVGALGQIKVSGYLNEMKTNLLFFMIMGAGVFILSIAPDMLTLIAGLIIAGTAFGIINTTNLSWLGRIAPEKSRGKIFSGFTTVLFLGQLASPIIIQPILKTGTLYDAYAFLGIGGIVLGLVFGIVNMMGIIDQAPVISEHPARVENN, from the coding sequence ATGGAAGGAATTCCCTCTGAAAGACCAGTAACAGGTCAAAAATCAAAGCAGAAGTCTCAAAGATACGAGACCTTAAAACTCATAGTCATCCTCAGTGCATCCATGCTCACCATCATGGGTTCAGCTGCTGTTGCACCGGCACTCCCGGAGATGTTAGAATTCTTTACTGACGTGCCTGATGCAGGTCTTCTGGTTTCCATGGTAGTCACACTTCCTGCACTTGGAATTATCATCAGTTCACCTTTCATCGGTATACTGGCTGATAAATACAGCAGGAAAAACATGCTCATGATAGCACTTGCTATTTTTGCAATAATAGGAGCAACAGGTGCTGTTCTTAATTCACTCTACCTCATACTTGCTTTCAGGGTATTGCTTGGAATCGGTATAGCAGGAATGACAATCTGTGCCACTGCTCTCCTTGCAGACAACTATTCCGGTGCAGAGCTTAAGAAAAAGATAGGTCTGCAGTCTGCATGTATGGGTTTTGGAGCCGTGATCCTTGAAGTTGCAGGCGGCGCTCTTGCAGATATCAGCTGGCATGCACCTTTTTACATCTACCTCATCGCACTACTGATAATCCCGGGAGCCTTCATCTCAATAAAGGACTCTAAGAAGGATTCTCCGCAAGGTCAAAACGAGCACAAGCATGTAGATATCCAAGGAAAACAGAAGCAACTGCCACTCAAAAGTATTGCTCTTATCTATGTTGCTACATTCACACTCATGGTGCTCTTCTTCTCAGTACCGACAAAACTTCCATTCGTACTGGACGAGAAAGGAATCACATCAGCACTTATAATCGGTGCTTTGATATCAATTCCGGGGCTCTTCGGCACTGTTGGAGCACTCGGACAGATAAAGGTCTCAGGATACCTTAATGAGATGAAGACAAATCTCTTATTCTTCATGATAATGGGAGCAGGTGTATTCATCCTCTCGATTGCACCTGATATGCTTACGCTTATAGCCGGGCTGATAATAGCAGGAACTGCTTTTGGTATCATAAACACCACAAACCTTAGCTGGCTTGGAAGGATTGCACCGGAAAAATCCCGTGGAAAGATATTTTCCGGATTTACCACTGTGCTCTTCCTGGGTCAGCTTGCAAGTCCTATAATCATCCAGCCAATCCTGAAGACTGGAACACTCTATGATGCATATGCTTTCCTTGGAATCGGAGGCATTGTCCTTGGACTTGTGTTTGGAATCGTCAATATGATGGGAATTATCGATCAAGCACCTGTGATTTCTGAGCATCCCGCGAGAGTGGAAAATAATTAA